A window from Streptomyces subrutilus encodes these proteins:
- a CDS encoding cobalamin B12-binding domain-containing protein gives MSPRHTTAPAADRSAKELWESVIDLDEPGAMAVVRRALDAGLDAESVLLDVIAPVQGQVGEEWAANRITVAQEHAATAINDRAVAALARHPSVRATPTRGRITVACVDGEWHALPARLLAEVLKLRGWHVDYLGAQVPAPHLIAHLHRTGPDAVALSSSIATRLPTAHATITACQAAGTPVLVGGAAFGPDGRYARLLGADAWAPDARAAADDLARGPLPRPQPDHQAIDDLPHLADQEYTLVARSRPHLVRVVFTGLQDAYPAMRDYSDLQREHTAEDLSRIVEFLATALYTDDEELFCGFLLWTADVLNARGVPARSLLPALALLGRELKDFPRAAGILRSGADRLTSAPLTAAGIAE, from the coding sequence GTGAGCCCACGGCACACCACTGCCCCCGCCGCGGACCGGTCGGCGAAGGAGCTCTGGGAATCGGTCATCGACCTCGACGAACCCGGGGCGATGGCGGTCGTGCGCCGGGCCCTGGACGCGGGCCTGGACGCGGAGAGCGTCCTGCTCGACGTGATCGCCCCCGTCCAGGGGCAGGTGGGCGAGGAATGGGCCGCCAACCGCATCACCGTCGCCCAGGAGCACGCCGCGACCGCGATCAACGACCGGGCCGTCGCCGCACTGGCCCGGCACCCCTCGGTGCGTGCGACGCCCACCCGCGGCCGGATCACCGTGGCCTGCGTGGACGGCGAATGGCACGCGCTACCCGCACGGCTGCTGGCCGAGGTGCTGAAGCTGCGGGGCTGGCACGTCGACTACCTCGGCGCCCAGGTGCCCGCGCCGCACCTGATCGCGCACCTGCACCGCACCGGCCCCGACGCCGTCGCCCTCTCCAGCTCGATCGCCACCCGCCTGCCCACCGCCCACGCGACGATCACCGCCTGCCAGGCCGCCGGCACGCCCGTACTCGTCGGCGGAGCCGCCTTCGGGCCCGACGGACGCTACGCCCGGCTCCTGGGCGCCGACGCCTGGGCGCCCGACGCCCGCGCCGCCGCCGACGACCTGGCCCGCGGTCCGCTGCCGCGCCCCCAGCCCGACCACCAGGCCATCGACGACCTCCCCCACCTCGCCGACCAGGAGTACACCCTCGTCGCGCGCAGCCGCCCGCACCTCGTACGGGTGGTCTTCACCGGGCTCCAGGACGCCTATCCGGCGATGCGCGACTACAGCGACCTGCAGCGCGAGCACACCGCCGAAGACCTCTCCCGCATCGTGGAGTTCCTCGCCACCGCCCTCTACACGGACGACGAGGAGCTCTTCTGCGGCTTCCTCCTGTGGACCGCCGACGTCCTGAACGCCCGCGGGGTCCCGGCCCGCTCCCTCCTTCCGGCCCTGGCGCTCCTGGGCCGCGAACTGAAGGACTTCCCCCGCGCCGCCGGCATCCTCCGGTCCGGCGCCGACCGTCTGACCAGTGCCCCTCTCACCGCCGCAGGGATCGCCGAATGA
- a CDS encoding MarR family winged helix-turn-helix transcriptional regulator, with translation MDPTGTAGRAVGAAGTPDVPDRPGAPGAPDAVELAERLRGAIQALVPLVRGHTAHPDLTPSRLTALGVLDAAGRPLRIGELASRTGIALSTASRMVDLLADSGWIDRQPDPADQRACLIGLSAAGRAVLGAARRETTGALARKIARLDPDQRGVLRRALPALEALSRPGGEPAPDRR, from the coding sequence ATGGACCCGACGGGCACCGCCGGCCGGGCCGTCGGTGCGGCCGGTACGCCGGATGTGCCGGACCGACCGGGGGCACCCGGCGCACCGGACGCCGTGGAGCTCGCCGAACGGCTGCGCGGGGCGATCCAGGCACTGGTGCCGCTGGTCCGCGGGCACACCGCGCACCCCGACCTCACACCGAGCAGGCTCACCGCCCTCGGGGTGCTGGACGCCGCCGGGCGCCCGCTGCGCATCGGCGAACTGGCGTCCCGTACGGGCATCGCCCTCTCGACCGCCTCCCGCATGGTCGACCTCCTCGCCGACTCGGGCTGGATCGACCGGCAGCCCGACCCCGCCGACCAGCGCGCCTGTCTCATCGGGCTCAGCGCGGCCGGGCGGGCCGTGCTCGGTGCGGCCCGCCGGGAGACCACCGGCGCGCTCGCCCGGAAGATCGCCCGGTTGGACCCCGACCAGCGGGGCGTCTTGCGCCGGGCCCTGCCCGCACTGGAGGCTCTCTCCCGACCGGGCGGCGAACCCGCCCCGGACCGCCGCTGA
- a CDS encoding MarR family winged helix-turn-helix transcriptional regulator: MPVPAPGPRSTDHDAARSVSDIVELLDVVWERARQTTTAAPASASQLRLMYLVDGRPGIRMRALAHLLDAAAPSVTRLCDRLEAIGFLERHPCPDSGRELTLKLTPAGEAHLAQIRESREQTLSHALGTMTADHRRALVTGLAALHLGITGAAAGLPQQRDCAPDAQDAVTRLSG, from the coding sequence ATGCCGGTACCGGCCCCCGGGCCACGCAGCACCGACCACGACGCCGCACGCTCCGTCAGTGACATCGTCGAACTCCTCGACGTCGTATGGGAAAGGGCCCGCCAGACCACCACCGCGGCCCCGGCCTCGGCCTCGCAGCTCCGCCTGATGTACCTCGTCGACGGCCGGCCGGGCATCCGCATGCGGGCCCTGGCCCACCTCCTCGACGCCGCCGCGCCCTCCGTCACCCGCCTGTGCGACCGCCTCGAAGCCATCGGCTTCCTCGAACGCCACCCCTGCCCGGACAGCGGCCGCGAACTCACCCTCAAGCTGACCCCGGCCGGAGAGGCGCACCTCGCACAGATACGCGAGAGCCGCGAGCAGACCCTCTCCCACGCCCTCGGCACGATGACGGCCGACCACCGCCGCGCCCTGGTCACCGGCCTGGCCGCCCTGCACCTCGGCATCACCGGCGCGGCCGCCGGCCTGCCGCAGCAGCGCGACTGCGCCCCCGACGCGCAGGACGCCGTCACCCGACTGTCGGGCTGA
- a CDS encoding papain-like cysteine protease family protein — protein MGRFRYGTTASAIALAALGSLAAAGGTAHAEAGQDSITMLKQEKSQWCWVASGLTIAKFQGFGSTQTDFCSRAQPAYGCNNQPATLDDMARGWNSLGMTHTGSGLNSAATFNQVYTDVKAARPIGARIGWTSGGGHMNVVYGFDTSNTTIAVADPWPDTTTYTWWNYNDYVSNSSSKWTHSRIGISR, from the coding sequence ATGGGCAGGTTCAGGTACGGAACCACGGCGTCGGCCATCGCGCTGGCCGCTTTGGGATCGCTCGCGGCCGCGGGAGGCACGGCGCACGCGGAAGCGGGCCAGGACAGCATCACCATGCTGAAGCAGGAGAAGTCCCAGTGGTGCTGGGTCGCCTCCGGGCTGACCATCGCGAAGTTCCAGGGCTTCGGCTCCACGCAGACGGACTTCTGCAGCCGGGCCCAGCCCGCCTACGGCTGCAACAACCAGCCCGCCACGCTCGACGACATGGCCAGGGGCTGGAACAGCCTCGGCATGACGCACACCGGCTCGGGTCTGAACAGCGCGGCCACGTTCAACCAGGTGTACACCGACGTCAAGGCGGCCCGGCCGATCGGTGCCCGGATCGGCTGGACCTCGGGCGGCGGCCACATGAACGTGGTCTACGGCTTCGACACGTCGAACACCACCATCGCGGTGGCCGACCCGTGGCCGGACACCACCACGTACACCTGGTGGAACTACAACGACTACGTGAGCAACAGCTCGTCCAAGTGGACCCACTCCCGCATCGGTATCTCCCGCTAG
- a CDS encoding deoxynucleoside kinase, giving the protein MPVICVGGMIGIGKTSVAEMLAKALGSEVFYESVEDNPILPLFYTASPEEIQAKRYPFLLQLYFLQTRFASIKEAYKQGDNVLDRSIYEDWYFAKVNHDLGRISSLEMGVYEGLLGEMMREIDGLPYRKAPDLMVYLKADFETVLHRIGLRGRDFEQDESLVAYYRTLWSGYDDWVHKHYSASEVLVVDMNRTDVVNDPEDAARVVREVKDALAAARRRS; this is encoded by the coding sequence ATGCCAGTGATCTGCGTCGGCGGCATGATCGGAATCGGCAAGACGAGCGTGGCCGAGATGCTCGCCAAGGCACTGGGCAGCGAGGTCTTCTACGAGAGCGTGGAAGACAACCCGATCCTTCCGCTCTTCTACACGGCGAGCCCCGAGGAGATCCAGGCGAAGCGCTACCCCTTCCTGCTCCAGCTCTACTTCCTGCAGACGCGGTTCGCCTCGATCAAGGAGGCGTACAAGCAGGGGGACAACGTCCTGGACCGGTCCATCTACGAGGACTGGTACTTCGCCAAGGTCAATCACGACCTGGGCCGGATCAGCTCCCTGGAGATGGGGGTGTACGAGGGACTGCTGGGCGAGATGATGCGCGAGATCGACGGCCTGCCGTACCGCAAGGCGCCCGATCTCATGGTGTACCTCAAGGCGGACTTCGAGACGGTGCTGCACCGCATCGGGCTGCGGGGCCGTGACTTCGAGCAGGACGAGAGCCTCGTCGCGTACTACCGGACCCTGTGGTCCGGATACGACGACTGGGTGCACAAGCACTACTCGGCCAGCGAGGTCCTCGTCGTCGACATGAACCGCACCGATGTCGTGAACGACCCCGAGGACGCGGCCCGCGTGGTGCGGGAGGTCAAGGACGCCCTGGCGGCGGCCAGGCGCCGGAGCTGA
- a CDS encoding FAD-dependent oxidoreductase, with amino-acid sequence MNSVAPARARISIIGAGPGGLTCARILQRRGLAVTVHDREAGPRARDQGGTLDLHADNGQIALREAGLLDEFLALARPEGQEMRRLDPAGTITSHQVPEAGELFKPEIDRGRLRDLLLGSLRPGTVRWGRTLDSVTGPADGPRRLHFADGTTVESDLVIGADGAFSRVRAAVSGAVPAYSGVSFLEAWFDDVENSHPEIAALVGQGGAHAADGERGIFAQRNGGDHIRVYLVQRVPVDWIGRSGLTLRDTDGLRTLLLDRYAHWSPSMRRMITDNDGPYVHRPIFALPVPHTWEHQPTATLLGDAAHLMPPLGVGVNLAMLDASDLALALATSPTVGEAVRTYEQTMLPRSTETAGILEGGAADLLSDELTAPDADDHADGD; translated from the coding sequence ATGAACTCCGTGGCACCCGCGCGGGCCCGCATCAGCATCATCGGCGCCGGACCGGGCGGCCTGACCTGCGCGCGCATCCTGCAGCGGCGCGGCCTCGCGGTCACCGTCCACGACCGCGAGGCCGGCCCCCGGGCCCGCGACCAGGGCGGCACCCTGGACCTGCACGCCGACAACGGCCAGATCGCCCTGCGCGAGGCCGGCCTGCTGGACGAGTTCCTCGCGCTGGCCCGCCCCGAAGGCCAGGAGATGCGCCGGCTGGACCCGGCCGGCACGATCACCTCCCACCAGGTCCCCGAGGCCGGAGAGCTCTTCAAGCCCGAGATCGACCGCGGCCGGCTGCGCGACCTCCTGCTGGGCTCCCTCCGGCCGGGAACCGTCCGCTGGGGCCGGACCCTCGACTCGGTCACCGGCCCCGCCGACGGGCCCCGCCGACTGCACTTCGCCGACGGCACCACCGTGGAGAGCGATCTGGTCATCGGCGCCGACGGAGCCTTCTCCCGGGTGCGGGCGGCCGTGTCGGGCGCCGTGCCCGCCTACTCCGGGGTGAGCTTCCTGGAAGCGTGGTTCGACGACGTCGAGAACAGCCACCCCGAGATCGCCGCACTGGTCGGTCAGGGCGGCGCCCACGCGGCCGACGGCGAACGCGGCATCTTCGCCCAGCGCAACGGCGGGGACCACATCCGCGTCTACCTCGTCCAGCGGGTCCCCGTCGACTGGATCGGCCGCAGCGGCCTGACCCTCCGGGACACCGACGGCCTGCGGACCCTGCTCCTCGACCGGTACGCCCACTGGTCGCCGAGCATGCGCCGGATGATCACCGACAACGACGGCCCCTACGTCCACCGTCCGATCTTCGCCCTGCCCGTCCCGCACACCTGGGAGCACCAACCGACCGCGACCCTGCTCGGCGACGCCGCGCACCTCATGCCCCCGCTGGGCGTCGGCGTCAACCTCGCCATGCTCGACGCCAGCGACCTCGCCCTGGCCCTCGCCACCTCGCCGACCGTCGGCGAGGCCGTCCGCACCTACGAGCAGACCATGCTCCCGCGCTCCACCGAGACCGCCGGGATCCTCGAAGGCGGCGCCGCAGACCTGCTGTCCGACGAACTCACCGCCCCCGACGCCGACGACCACGCCGACGGCGACTGA
- a CDS encoding methyltransferase domain-containing protein, protein MAATPHRKTHAPDPDPLVDGLLVAVREQLGGPPPARLRQAFHRVRRHRFLPGRIWLRDGSGGYEPVDRAADPDRWAAAAYSDEPLVTRFTDGQPSSSASMPSMVVRMLLLAGLGEPRGSRQGAGARVLELGTGTGYNAGLLCALVGDRQVTTVELDPVLAAEAQENLKASGCAPTVVVGDAADGWPPGGPYDTVLATFSVDRVPPAWLGQVRSPGGRIVVPWASAWCTYGTLALTAGRAGRAEGRFHSFASFMQMARPDPDRPETAGPGSVPKRCGPRSGASAAACASTTLSPWAVAGGDLDAEFHIGLAVPGASFAWDTSGEHAPTRLLVDDATTGSRATVDYDGRSAAAFSVTQAGPRLLWDEVTTAFRRWEELGRPGVDRYGLSIEEGAAELWVDSPGTAVTAR, encoded by the coding sequence GTGGCCGCCACGCCGCACCGCAAGACGCACGCTCCCGACCCCGACCCGCTCGTCGACGGGCTGCTCGTCGCGGTCCGCGAACAGCTCGGCGGGCCCCCGCCCGCCCGCCTGCGGCAGGCGTTCCACCGCGTGCGGCGCCACCGGTTCCTGCCCGGCCGGATCTGGCTGCGGGACGGATCCGGTGGCTACGAGCCCGTCGACCGTGCGGCCGACCCCGACCGGTGGGCGGCGGCGGCCTACTCGGACGAACCGCTCGTCACACGGTTCACCGACGGTCAGCCGTCCTCGTCCGCCTCGATGCCGTCGATGGTCGTCCGCATGCTGCTCTTGGCCGGCCTCGGCGAACCCCGGGGGAGTCGGCAGGGCGCCGGCGCCCGGGTGTTGGAGCTGGGCACCGGCACCGGGTACAACGCGGGCCTGCTGTGCGCGCTGGTCGGCGACCGGCAGGTGACCACCGTCGAGCTCGACCCCGTACTCGCGGCCGAGGCGCAGGAGAACCTCAAGGCGTCCGGCTGCGCTCCGACGGTCGTGGTCGGGGACGCCGCGGACGGGTGGCCGCCGGGCGGCCCCTACGACACGGTCCTCGCCACGTTCTCCGTCGACCGCGTCCCGCCGGCCTGGCTCGGGCAGGTCCGGTCCCCGGGCGGGCGGATCGTGGTCCCGTGGGCCTCGGCCTGGTGCACGTACGGCACCCTCGCGCTGACGGCGGGCCGGGCGGGCCGCGCCGAGGGCCGGTTCCACTCCTTCGCCTCCTTCATGCAGATGGCCCGCCCGGACCCGGACCGCCCCGAAACGGCCGGCCCGGGCTCCGTGCCGAAGCGGTGCGGGCCGCGGAGCGGTGCGAGCGCAGCGGCGTGCGCGTCGACCACGTTGTCGCCGTGGGCGGTGGCGGGCGGGGACCTGGACGCCGAGTTCCACATCGGCCTCGCCGTCCCCGGCGCTTCGTTCGCCTGGGACACCAGCGGTGAGCACGCCCCCACCCGCCTCCTGGTCGACGACGCCACCACCGGCTCCCGGGCGACCGTCGACTACGACGGCCGCTCGGCGGCCGCCTTCTCCGTCACCCAGGCCGGGCCCCGGCTCCTGTGGGACGAGGTCACCACGGCGTTCCGGAGATGGGAGGAGCTCGGCCGGCCGGGCGTCGACCGGTACGGCCTGAGCATCGAGGAGGGAGCGGCCGAGTTGTGGGTGGACTCTCCCGGGACGGCCGTGACCGCCCGCTGA
- a CDS encoding alpha/beta fold hydrolase codes for MTEEASRGHAVLVHGGFVDGSGWQGVYDALKADGFQVAVVQNPARSLDGDVAATRQVIDALPGPVTLVGHSYGGVVITEAGNHPKVSSLVYIAAFAPDTGESVSSLTADPPPGAPVPPILPPREGFLLLDRNRFAASFAGDLPRAQAEFMADAQVPWGVDALAGAVSRPAWRTKPSWYLIAADDRMIPPAAQHAMSRRIGARTVEVGASHWVHISQPEAVAALIRRAAHG; via the coding sequence ATGACCGAAGAGGCATCCCGCGGACACGCCGTCCTCGTCCACGGAGGGTTCGTGGACGGCTCCGGCTGGCAGGGCGTGTACGACGCCCTCAAGGCCGACGGCTTCCAGGTGGCCGTCGTGCAGAACCCCGCGCGCTCCCTGGACGGCGACGTCGCCGCCACCCGGCAGGTGATCGACGCGCTCCCGGGGCCGGTCACGCTGGTCGGCCACTCCTACGGCGGGGTCGTGATCACCGAGGCCGGCAACCACCCGAAGGTGAGCTCGCTCGTCTACATCGCCGCCTTCGCCCCCGACACGGGCGAATCGGTGAGCAGCCTGACCGCAGACCCGCCCCCCGGCGCCCCCGTCCCGCCGATCCTGCCGCCCCGCGAGGGCTTCCTCCTCCTCGACCGGAACAGGTTCGCCGCCTCCTTCGCCGGTGATCTGCCCCGCGCCCAGGCCGAGTTCATGGCGGACGCGCAGGTCCCCTGGGGCGTGGACGCGCTGGCCGGCGCGGTGTCCCGGCCGGCTTGGCGGACCAAGCCGTCCTGGTACCTGATCGCCGCCGACGACCGCATGATCCCGCCGGCGGCCCAGCACGCGATGTCCCGCCGGATCGGGGCGCGGACCGTCGAGGTCGGCGCCAGCCACTGGGTCCACATCTCGCAACCCGAGGCCGTCGCCGCGCTGATCCGCCGGGCGGCCCACGGCTGA
- a CDS encoding STAS domain-containing protein has protein sequence MTSLPPSPLHLTCVDAHDTVRIELRGDLDHHCADILLDAVTRVLSERTGLRDLHVHCADLTAVDSSGLSTLLMVRRRTGAAGVRLHLDDRPVKLDRLLKITGTLEHFTTPDAGARPGSSGPERRSTAPEESIPARSGGPDTST, from the coding sequence ATGACCAGCCTGCCCCCCAGCCCGCTCCACCTGACGTGTGTCGATGCGCACGACACCGTGCGCATCGAGCTGCGCGGCGACCTCGACCACCACTGCGCCGACATCCTCCTGGACGCCGTCACGCGCGTGCTGTCCGAGCGGACGGGCCTGCGCGACCTCCACGTGCACTGCGCCGACCTCACCGCCGTCGATTCGAGCGGGCTCTCGACGCTGCTGATGGTCCGGCGCCGCACCGGCGCGGCGGGGGTACGCCTCCACCTCGACGACCGTCCCGTGAAACTCGACCGGCTGCTGAAGATCACCGGTACGCTGGAGCACTTCACCACCCCGGACGCGGGAGCCCGGCCCGGCTCCTCCGGGCCGGAGAGACGGTCCACCGCTCCGGAGGAATCCATACCGGCCCGCTCCGGCGGCCCGGACACCAGCACCTGA
- a CDS encoding MFS transporter — MSVMLIALPDIFRGIGVDPLQPGNTGLLLWLIMSYLVVTAVLVVSFGRLGDMYGRARMYNAGFAIFTVFSVLLSVTWMHGTAAALWLIAMRVLQGVGGAMLMANSNAILTDAFPSHQRGLALGLNQVAGIAGSFLGLIIGGLLGPIDWRLVFLVSVPFGVFGTVWAYLRLRDTGVRSPARLDWWGNITFAVGLIAVLAGITYGIQPYGGHPMGWTNPAVLATIAAGILVLIVFCVVETKVPAPLFQLKLFRIRAFTAGNLASLLASLGRGGLMFILIIWLQGIWLPRHGYGFSDTPLWAGIYMLPLTVGFLVAGPVSGWFSDRFGARLFATGGMLLAAATFAALQALPVDFSYPYFAAILLLNGIGMGLFAAPNRAAVMNSLPPDQRGVGAGISTTFQNSAIVLSIGIFFSLMIAGLSSSLPGALTGGLTAQGVPAADAARVAALPPVGVLFASLLGYNPVGTLLGSGVVDRLPPGNASYLTGREFFPKLISGPFEQGLSVAFGFAIACCLIAAVASLLRGGRYVHDEAVAREAEATARTTAKTAKRP; from the coding sequence ATGTCGGTCATGCTGATCGCGCTCCCCGACATCTTCCGGGGCATCGGCGTCGACCCCCTCCAGCCGGGGAACACCGGGCTCCTCCTCTGGCTGATCATGAGCTACCTCGTCGTCACCGCCGTGCTCGTCGTCAGCTTCGGACGGCTCGGAGACATGTACGGCAGGGCCCGGATGTACAACGCCGGATTCGCGATCTTCACCGTCTTCTCGGTGCTGCTGTCCGTGACCTGGATGCACGGCACGGCGGCGGCGCTCTGGCTGATCGCCATGCGCGTCCTGCAAGGCGTCGGCGGTGCCATGCTCATGGCGAACTCCAACGCGATCCTGACCGACGCGTTCCCCTCGCACCAGCGCGGCCTCGCCCTCGGCCTGAACCAGGTCGCCGGCATCGCCGGCTCGTTCCTCGGACTGATCATCGGCGGACTGCTCGGGCCGATCGACTGGCGGCTCGTCTTCCTCGTCTCCGTGCCCTTCGGGGTCTTCGGAACGGTCTGGGCCTACCTCCGGCTCCGCGACACCGGGGTCCGCTCGCCCGCCCGGCTCGACTGGTGGGGCAACATCACCTTCGCCGTCGGGCTGATCGCGGTGCTGGCCGGCATCACCTACGGCATCCAGCCGTACGGCGGCCACCCCATGGGCTGGACCAACCCGGCCGTGCTCGCCACCATCGCCGCGGGCATCCTCGTCCTGATCGTCTTCTGCGTGGTGGAGACCAAGGTCCCCGCGCCGTTGTTCCAGCTCAAACTGTTCCGGATCCGGGCCTTCACCGCCGGCAACCTCGCCAGCCTGCTGGCCTCGCTCGGCCGCGGCGGCCTGATGTTCATCCTGATCATCTGGCTCCAGGGCATCTGGCTGCCCCGCCACGGCTACGGCTTCTCCGACACCCCGCTGTGGGCCGGCATCTACATGCTGCCGCTGACGGTCGGGTTCCTGGTGGCCGGACCCGTCTCGGGCTGGTTCTCGGACCGCTTCGGGGCCCGGCTCTTCGCGACCGGCGGCATGCTCCTCGCCGCCGCCACCTTCGCCGCGCTCCAAGCGCTGCCCGTCGACTTCAGCTACCCGTACTTCGCGGCGATCCTGCTGCTCAACGGCATCGGGATGGGACTGTTCGCCGCCCCCAACCGGGCCGCCGTCATGAACAGCCTGCCGCCCGACCAGCGCGGGGTCGGAGCCGGAATCAGCACCACCTTCCAGAATTCGGCCATCGTGCTCTCCATCGGCATCTTCTTCTCGCTGATGATCGCCGGCCTGTCCTCGTCCCTGCCCGGCGCGCTCACCGGCGGGCTCACCGCCCAGGGCGTGCCGGCGGCCGACGCCGCCCGGGTCGCCGCGCTGCCGCCCGTCGGGGTGCTGTTCGCCTCGCTGCTCGGCTACAACCCGGTCGGAACCCTGCTGGGCTCCGGGGTGGTGGACCGGCTGCCGCCGGGCAACGCCTCGTACCTGACCGGCCGCGAGTTCTTCCCGAAGCTGATCTCCGGCCCCTTCGAACAGGGCCTCTCGGTCGCCTTCGGCTTCGCGATCGCCTGCTGCCTGATCGCCGCCGTCGCCTCCCTGCTGCGCGGTGGGCGCTACGTGCACGACGAGGCGGTGGCCCGGGAGGCGGAGGCCACCGCGCGGACGACGGCCAAGACGGCCAAGAGGCCGTGA
- a CDS encoding dienelactone hydrolase family protein produces the protein MYDALLAETVTFTGHGGDRVEAYAARPLAPGPFGGVVVIHHMPGYDRATKEIVRRFAAEGYAALCPNLYSREAPGASPEEASAIARSRGGVPDERLVGDVAGAVRELRGLASSNQRVAVVGYCSGGRQALLAACELDLDAAVDCYGAFATRLPPEDFPLAVTPVTPLLPGLSCPLLGLFGAEDTTPSPEETAELEAALKARGKEYAFHTLAGAGHAFFAVDRERYRPEPALEGWRLLLDFLARHLATDSGARATR, from the coding sequence ATGTACGACGCGCTTCTGGCAGAGACCGTCACCTTCACGGGCCACGGCGGTGACCGGGTGGAGGCCTACGCGGCGCGCCCGCTGGCACCGGGCCCGTTCGGCGGCGTCGTGGTGATCCACCACATGCCCGGCTACGACCGCGCCACCAAGGAGATCGTGCGCAGGTTCGCGGCCGAGGGCTACGCCGCCCTCTGCCCCAACCTGTACAGCCGGGAGGCCCCGGGGGCGAGCCCGGAAGAGGCCTCGGCCATCGCCCGGTCCCGGGGCGGCGTCCCCGACGAACGCCTCGTCGGCGACGTCGCGGGCGCCGTCCGCGAGCTGCGCGGGCTGGCCTCCTCCAACCAGCGGGTGGCCGTCGTCGGGTACTGCTCCGGCGGCCGACAGGCCCTCCTGGCCGCCTGCGAGCTGGACCTCGACGCCGCCGTCGACTGCTACGGGGCGTTCGCCACCCGGCTTCCGCCCGAGGACTTCCCGCTCGCGGTCACCCCCGTCACCCCGCTGCTGCCGGGCCTGTCCTGCCCGCTGCTCGGGCTGTTCGGCGCCGAGGACACCACGCCCTCCCCGGAGGAGACGGCAGAGCTCGAAGCGGCCCTGAAGGCCCGGGGCAAGGAGTACGCGTTCCACACCCTGGCCGGAGCCGGGCACGCCTTCTTCGCGGTGGACCGCGAGCGCTACCGCCCCGAGCCCGCGCTGGAGGGCTGGCGACTGCTCCTCGACTTCCTCGCCCGGCACCTCGCCACGGACAGCGGGGCCCGCGCGACGCGGTGA
- a CDS encoding TetR/AcrR family transcriptional regulator → MDETIDGAPSGGRRARKKAATRQALADAALRLFLERGYEHVGVREIAEVADVSVSTLFNYFPQGKEALVFDEDADNEEALIRAVTDRPPGRTIPEALRSHFTGFVTSAHTRDPRFAGLRQLVRQTPALRAYARAMSLRHETALASALADETGRPHDDLLCAAYARFTLDTLAFAGTRPDPVAAIEQACLLLEQGWTASVTRPGPDPA, encoded by the coding sequence ATGGACGAGACGATCGACGGAGCACCCTCGGGCGGGCGGCGCGCACGCAAGAAGGCCGCCACGCGGCAGGCGCTGGCCGACGCCGCGCTGCGGCTGTTCCTGGAGCGCGGCTACGAGCACGTGGGCGTCCGCGAGATCGCCGAAGTCGCCGACGTGTCCGTGTCGACCTTGTTCAACTACTTCCCGCAGGGCAAAGAGGCCCTGGTCTTCGACGAGGACGCCGACAACGAGGAGGCCCTGATCCGCGCGGTCACCGACCGGCCCCCGGGCCGCACGATCCCCGAGGCCCTGCGGTCCCATTTCACCGGGTTCGTCACGTCGGCCCACACCCGGGACCCCCGCTTCGCCGGTCTGCGGCAGCTCGTCCGACAGACACCGGCCCTGCGCGCGTACGCCCGTGCGATGTCCCTCCGCCACGAGACCGCACTGGCCTCGGCCCTGGCCGACGAGACCGGCCGCCCGCACGACGACCTCCTCTGCGCCGCCTACGCCCGGTTCACCCTGGACACCCTCGCCTTCGCCGGCACCCGCCCCGACCCCGTCGCCGCCATCGAGCAGGCCTGCCTCCTGCTGGAGCAGGGCTGGACGGCCTCCGTCACCCGGCCCGGACCCGACCCCGCCTGA